From the bacterium genome, the window AGAATAGCACACGGATGACACAGATTTTGGCGGATTCTCACGGATTTTTTCTAATAAATTTTTATCCGTGTCAATCCGTCTCATCCGTGTAATCCGTGTGCTATTATTGGTAATCTTTATGTCTTTGTGCCTTAAGAGCTGAATAGCTACAAAAATTTCTCCTCAACTTTCATTACCCCCTGAACGATTACGGATTTTTTTTTAAGGTGTAATAAATTGATTTGACAGGAAGGCAGTTAGATGCTATATTTTATACAGTCGAGGCAACTTTCAAGAGGGGAGACCTTTCAGCTCTCCACTCTCAGTGGTAGAGGAGGCAATATCATTTTATGGAATTGAACGAAATCCTTATTTCAAAAGCGATTACAGAAAGCTGGCATAAAGATTTTATTGACTGCTTAGAAGTAGATGTAGCCATTGCCGGTGGTGGACCAGCCGGACTGGCGGCGGCCTATTACCTGGCGCGGGGAGGGGCTAAGGTCCTTCTTTTGGAAAGAAGACTTTCTTTGGGAGGCGGTATGTGGGGTGGCGGCATGATGTATAACCGGTGCGTCTTTCAGTCTGAGTCAATGGAAATCCTGGATGAGCTGGGCATAAGGACCAAAGAATATGAACCTGGTTACTACGTAACCGACTCCCTTGAAACAGTAGCCACTCTTATCTTAGCCGCTATTAAAGCCGGGGCAAGGATATTCAATCTTCTGGGAGTAGAAGATATTATGATCAGAGAGAAAAGAATCACGGGTCTGGTCATAAATTGGGCGGCGGTTGGTTTGGCCTCCCTCCATGT encodes:
- a CDS encoding sulfide-dependent adenosine diphosphate thiazole synthase, producing MELNEILISKAITESWHKDFIDCLEVDVAIAGGGPAGLAAAYYLARGGAKVLLLERRLSLGGGMWGGGMMYNRCVFQSESMEILDELGIRTKEYEPGYYVTDSLETVATLILAAIKAGARIFNLLGVEDIMIREKRITGLVINWAAVGLASLHVDPMVIKAGVVIDATGHAVEVTKIVTQKMGPGLLTETGEIMGEKPMWADVGERTIVENTKEAYPGLYVAGMAANAVFGGPRMGPIFGGMLLSGKKVAEMILGNRLCTHDKEKR